The window CGCGGCACCCGCAGCTCCGCCCGGTGGGAGTTCAGGCTCAGCACCTCCCCATATGGGGAGAGAGCGCTGACGGGAAGGGGTTGGGCCATGGTCACCCGCACGACGCGGTAGGGGGCCACCCGCTCCGCCAGCTCCTCCAGGTCCCCATCGTAGAGCAGACGCCCCCGGTGGATCACCAGCACCCGCCGGCAGAGGGCAGCCACGTCGGCCATGTAATGGCTGGTCAGCAGCACCGTCGCCCCCGTGCGGCGGTTGTATTCCCGGATGAACTCCCGGATCCGGGCCTGCATGGTTACATCGAGGCCGATGGTGGGCTCGTCCAGGAACAGCACCTGCGGTCGGTGGAGGAGGGCGGCGGCCAGCTCGCACTTCATGCGCTCCCCCAGGCTGAGCTTGCGCACCTGCTTGGTGAGCAATCCTTCCAGATCCAGCAGCTCGACCAGCTCATCCAGCGTGCGTCGGAACTCCGCCTCCGGGATCCCGTAGACCGCCTGGTTCAGCAGGAAGGTTTCAATGGCCGGCAGATCCCATAGCAGTTGCTGCTT is drawn from Thermoflexus hugenholtzii and contains these coding sequences:
- a CDS encoding ATP-binding cassette domain-containing protein; this encodes MHAIEVRHLHKYYTVHHKAPGLMGSVRSFFRRQYRVVRAVADISFTIDPGEIVGFLGPNGAGKTTTLKVLAGLLHPTAGEVRVLGFIPQRRERAFLRRITLVMGQKQQLLWDLPAIETFLLNQAVYGIPEAEFRRTLDELVELLDLEGLLTKQVRKLSLGERMKCELAAALLHRPQVLFLDEPTIGLDVTMQARIREFIREYNRRTGATVLLTSHYMADVAALCRRVLVIHRGRLLYDGDLEELAERVAPYRVVRVTMAQPLPVSALSPYGEVLSLNSHRAELRVPRARTAEIAAAMLTALPITDLAIEEPPVEEVIRRVFAEASALEIDESGSQEEGE